The sequence below is a genomic window from Streptomyces sp. NBC_00582.
CCCGCGCCCTGAGCGGGCTTCGTGACCCGGCTCCGACCCGGCTCCGACCCGGCTCCGACCCGGCCCCGGATGGGGCCCGGACCTGGGGCCCGGACCTGGGGCCCGGACCTGGGGCCCGGCCCCGGCGCCCGGCCCCGGCGCCAGGGCTCGGCGCCCGGGAAGCGGACCCGGCGCCCTCATCCGACCCCGGACCCCGCGCCCTGAGCGGGACTCCTGACCCGGTGTCCTGCCGGGCGCCCTCGCCCGGTGTCGGTCGGCGTTCTCACTCCGGGTCGGCCCCCAGCGCCGTCATCGGGGTGACCCGGGACGCGCGGCGGGCCGGGAGGAGGCCCGCCAGGGCGGTGAGCAGCGTCAGGCCCGTGAAGACGGCCAGGAGTTGTCCCGTCGGCAGTCGCAGCGGGGCTTGGCCGACGGCACCGCGGACGAGCAGCCAGGCGTAGGGGACGCCGAGGGCCAGACCGAGGACGCCGCCCAGGACGCCGTACAACCCGGCCTCCAGGGCGATCGTCCGGCGCAGGGCCCCGCCGCCCAGACCGAGCGCGCGCAACAGCCCGAATTCACGGGTGCGTTCGATCGCGGTCAGGCCGGTGGTCGTGGTGACGCCGACGACCGCCATGAGGACGGTCAGCGCGACGAGCCCGAGCGCGGTGGTGAGCAGGACGTCGAGCGTGCCCCGGTTGTCGTCCCGTACCTCCGCCAGAACCTGCAGACCCGCGTCGTCCGGGTCGGCGACGTGCGCCCGGATCAGGGACTCCAGCGCCCGGTACGCCGCACCCCGCCCGGCGGCACCCCGGTGCGCGGCGTCGGCGAGGACACCGCTCGCGTGGGCGGACGCGCCCAGCCGGTCGAGGTCGCCGGGGGCGACGATCACCCCCGTCCGGAGCGGGCCCTCACCCGACAGCGTGGCGGCGACGGTCAGCCGGAGCCGGCCGTGCCGGGACGCAAGGGTGAAGGTGTCGCCCGCCCGTACACCCAGCGACCCGGCCAGGTCGGCGGCGACCACCGCGCGACCGGGGCCCAGGTCGTCGAGGGAGCCGGTGACGGTGTCGACGTCCTCGCCGGTCGGCAGCGCCTGCGGATCCAGATCGCCGACCTGGATCTCCGAACCGTCCACGGGCACCGGCAGCAGGCGGTACGGGGTGACGTGGACGAGTTCGGGCGACGCGGCGAACGCCCTGACCGCGCCCGCGTCCCAGCCCTCGGCGCCGGCCGTGACCGCGAAGTCGGCCGGGGCGGTGACGGCCGCCTCCCGCTGCAGCTGGCCGCCGAGACAGGCCACGGCGACGAGCGCGCCGGACACCAGCGCGACCCCGAGCGCGACCACCACGGAGACGGCCGCGGCCCGGCGCGGTGTGCCGCCGACCCCGCTGACGGCCAGCCGCCCGGTGGCGCCGAGCCGCCGCAGCGGCCACCCGGCCACGGCCAGCACGGGCCGTACCAGCAGCGGCCCCAGGGCGATGAGCGCCAGGAACGCGCAGCCCGCCGAGACGACGGTGACCGGCATCCCGAACGAGGCGTCGTGGTCCTGCCGCCCCCGCCCCGGCAGCTCGCTGACGAGCAGGGCGGCGAGCCCCGCCGCCAGGGCGGCGAACACGGTCCCGACGGTGAGCCGGGCGGGACCGATCCGGCGTTCCCCCGTGACCGTCCCGGCCGCCCGCAGCGCCTCGAGCGGCGACACCCCGGCCGCCGCCGACGCCGGGGCGAGCACCGCCCCCACGGTCACCAGTACCGCCCCCACGACCACCAGCACGCCGTACGACACCCCGGCCCCCGGCGCCGACAGCTCCCGTCCGGAGAGCAACCGCGCGGCCGCCGGCGCGAGATGCCCGGCGCCGGAGGCGAGCAGCACCCCGGTCGTGCCCGCGACCGCCCCCACCAGGGCGCCCTCCACCGCGAGCGCGGCCACCAGCCGGCGCCGGCCGGCGCCGATGGCCCGCAACAGCGCCAACTGCCGCAGCCGCTGCGCGAAGACGATCCGGAACGTCGAGGTCGCGACCAGGGCCGCCGCCCCCACCGCCACCGCCAGGAACACGGAGATCAGCCGGAACACCTCCCGCAGATCCCCGCCCACGGCGTCGCGTTCCTCCTCGGCGCGCACCGCGGCACCGGTCCTCAGGGACGCACCGGGGGAGTCGTGGTCCAGCACGGCACGCACCCGCCGCGCCAACTCCTCCGGTACGACCCCGTGCCCGGCCCGCACGTCGAGGCGCGGGAAGCCCGGCGACTGGGCGTACGGCAGCAGCCGCGCGTCGGTCGCGTACCCGCCCGCCTGCTGCTCGGCGGTCGTGCCGCTCCTGACCACGCCGGTGACGGTGAGGGGGACCTTGCGGGACTTCTCCGGGTGCGCGGGGTCGGGCAGGAGCAGGGC
It includes:
- a CDS encoding ABC transporter permease, with translation MSPLSPSGPTGLVPAPSWRATVLGSQLAELLSRPGRLLTTGLSVLVAAVVVFATVMVQQITVNTTLDRFRGTSEAVGLVATPGEDSGSGFTAATLRRIRALPGVAGAVGRVDAGGAVSGRFDRYLPLHADPGTGPLSQVELVEGRYPDGAGEIAVNRQAAEELLLTPGTRTALLLPDPAHPEKSRKVPLTVTGVVRSGTTAEQQAGGYATDARLLPYAQSPGFPRLDVRAGHGVVPEELARRVRAVLDHDSPGASLRTGAAVRAEEERDAVGGDLREVFRLISVFLAVAVGAAALVATSTFRIVFAQRLRQLALLRAIGAGRRRLVAALAVEGALVGAVAGTTGVLLASGAGHLAPAAARLLSGRELSAPGAGVSYGVLVVVGAVLVTVGAVLAPASAAAGVSPLEALRAAGTVTGERRIGPARLTVGTVFAALAAGLAALLVSELPGRGRQDHDASFGMPVTVVSAGCAFLALIALGPLLVRPVLAVAGWPLRRLGATGRLAVSGVGGTPRRAAAVSVVVALGVALVSGALVAVACLGGQLQREAAVTAPADFAVTAGAEGWDAGAVRAFAASPELVHVTPYRLLPVPVDGSEIQVGDLDPQALPTGEDVDTVTGSLDDLGPGRAVVAADLAGSLGVRAGDTFTLASRHGRLRLTVAATLSGEGPLRTGVIVAPGDLDRLGASAHASGVLADAAHRGAAGRGAAYRALESLIRAHVADPDDAGLQVLAEVRDDNRGTLDVLLTTALGLVALTVLMAVVGVTTTTGLTAIERTREFGLLRALGLGGGALRRTIALEAGLYGVLGGVLGLALGVPYAWLLVRGAVGQAPLRLPTGQLLAVFTGLTLLTALAGLLPARRASRVTPMTALGADPE